The segment AAAACAGTTTCCATCCTCGCCCTCCTCGGAGCGGCGGCGACGCTTCCGGCGGAGGAGGCTGCCGCGACCGCACCCGCAACCGCCGCGGAGGCTCTGTTCTACATCGACAACCTCTGGGTGCTGATCGGCGGCATGCTGGTCTTTCTGATGCACCTCGGTTTCGCGACGGTCGAATCCGGCCTCTGCCGGGCGAAGAACTGCACGAACATCCTCTTCAAGAACACGCTGGTTCCGGCGATCGGTTTCATCACCTACGCGATCATGGGCTTTTCGCTCATGTATCCGGGCGAAGCCTGGCAGGTCGGCAGGGTGCTCGGCTTCGCCGGCTTCGGCATGGGCGCCGATCCCGACGCGACCATCGCACAGGCGATGGCCTACAACGGTCATTTCACCTACTGGAGCGATTTCTTCTTCCAGGGCATGTTCGCCGCGACCGCCGCGACCATCGTCTCCGGAGCGGTGGCGGAGCGCGTGAAGGTCAGCAGCTTCCTCATCTTCACGTTCTTCTATGTCATGTTCGTCTACCCGGTGATCGGCTCCTGGGGCTGGGGAGGCGGCTGGCTGGCCGATCTGAACTTCCATGACTTCGCCGGCTCCACCTTCGTCCACAGCGTCGGCGGCTGGGGCGCGCTCGCCGGCGTGCTGCTGCTCGGGCCCCGTATCGGCAAATACGTGAACGGCAAGGCGATGCCGATCATGGGACACAGCATGCCGCTGGCGACGATCGGCGTATTCTGCCTGTGGCTCGGCTGGTTCGGGTTCAACGGCGGCTCCATCCTCTCGGCCGAACCGACCAAGATCTCTTTCGTCCTCGTGACCACAATGTTCGGCGCCTCCGCCGGAGTCATCGGCGCGCTGGTCTGCAGCTCGGTGCTGCTGCACAAGCCGGATCTCTCCATGACGCTGAACGGATGCCTGGCCGGACTCGTGGCGATCACGGCGGGCGCGGACTGCGTAAGCCCGACCAGCGCAATCATCATCGGGCTCGTCGGCGGCGTCATCGTCGTGCCTTCCGTCCTCATGTTCGACAAACTGCAGCTCGACGACCCGGTCGGCGCGCTCTCCGTCCACCTCGTGAACGGCATCTGGGGAACACTCGCGGTCGGCATCTTCGCCTTCCCCGACGCCGGTTACAGCTTCCTCGCCCAGCTGACCGGCGTGCTCGCGGTCGGAGCGGTCGCCTTTCCGTCAGCCCTGCTGATCTTCTACGCGATCAGAAAAACCATGGGGCTGCGGGTCAGCGAAGAGGAGGAACTGCGCGGCCTCGACCTCGGAGAACACGGCATGGAAGCCTATCCCGGATTCCAGTTCTTCAGCAATCAGTAACAACACCTCCCCGGAAATTCCCGGATTTGCTCCTCACGGGTCCGGGAATTTCAACGGGAACCGGCCTGGACAACCGGTTCCCGTTTTTTTGCGATTCAAGGTGCCGGCCGAACCGGACAGCCCGACTCCCGCTCCATCGCGAATCAGGTGACGGCGAATGCGGGAATGCAGAAATTCTCCGGCAGATCCCAGCCGCCGCGCAGAAAGAGATGCTCCGGTTCGGGCGGCGTCTCCCAGTCGAATTCGACGCCGAGCCGGTCCGGAGGGAAACCGAATTCCACCCGCCGGATATTCCGGAACGGCAGGCGCGCCGCCAGCGTCTCCCAGTCGACCGGACGGTCGCAGAGAAGCTCATGCAGCAGCAGCGTGTCCCCGCACTGCTCCGCCGCGACGGCGAGACCGGGGCCGAGCCGCAGCAGCCGGTCCGCATATCCGCCGAAGAGATGAAAGCAGCGCAGCTCCCGGCAGTCGAGCACATCGAACACGGCGGACGGGAAACGCCGTTTTCCGGCCAGCGGGGCAGCCGCGTCCGGCGTGCATCTCTCCGGTTCGAACGGGTTGTCGATCGACAACCGCGCAACCGGCCGCATCGTACGCGCCGCAGAAAATCCGAACTTCGGGTAGAAGTCCGACACGGAATCGTTCGCGAACAGAAAAACCGGCGTCTCCGCATAGCGCCGCAGGACGCCGCCGAGCAGCCGCCTCATATATCCCTGCCCGCGCGCTTCCGGAGAAGTGGCCACTCCGCCGAGCTGAATCGCAAAAAACTCTTTCCCCTTCACGCGCAGCTTCATGCGCGAGACGCCGACATGGGCGACCATGCGCCCGGCGTCGATCAGGGAGAAACTCTCGTACTTGTCGCTCCACATGCCGCGCCGGAACCAGAAATCGAAGTCGAAGTCGAACACCTCGCGCATCAGGACATTCAGCTGCACGGCATATTCCGGGTCGAAGCCGTTCCGCATCCGGATCGGCAGCTCCCGCCCGGCCGAACGCGCTTCGCGGAAGAAGGCCGCGAGCAGATTCCGCGCTTCGGCGGCGCAGATTTCCGGCGTGACTTCGGGTTTCCAGAGGGAACCGGGGTGGGCCGGAATCCCGAACACGGAGCAGCCGCCGAAGCGCGGGTCCGCGGCTCCGTAGACGATGCGGCGCACCCGGGCGTTGACCAGCGCGCCGGCGCACATCGGGCAAGGCTCCTTCGTGACATAGACCGTCACGTCCTCCATGCGCCAGTCGCCGCGCAGCAGTTCAAGCTTGTGCAGCAGCTCAAGCTCGGCGTGGGCGGTTGCGCTTCTGCGCTCCTCGACCCGGTTGCGGGCGGAGACGACCGCCTTGCCGCCTACGACGGCGACGGCGCCGACCGGAACCTCTCCGGCCCGCGCCGCCTCCTCCGCCTGCTCAAGCGCAAGCGCCATAAACCGCCGGTCGCAGGAATTCATCATTTCTCGATGACGTCAGCCCGCAGGACAACGGTCTGGTAAAGCGCAAACACAAGCCGGACATAGTGGTCGCCGTACTGGTAGTTGAAGGTGATGGTCCGGTCGGGACGGTCGGTCGAATCCGGAACGCCGTCGCCGAAATAGAGCAGGTCATTGATGGTTTTCGCTTCGCGGGTGAAGGTGAAATCGACTTTTTTGATCAGCCTCTTGATCGCGTTGTACTTCTCCTCGCTGTTCGAGGGGATGTTCGGATTCTTCAGGATGGCGATCTCCTCCGGATAGAGGATCGGCACCTCAAGATCTTCGGAAGGCAGGCGTTTGGTCGCACACCCGGCCAGAACGGCGAGTGCCGCCCCCGCCATAAGAATCCTCGAAAAATTTTTCATATCATGCTCCTTTTCCATTTGCATTTCCGCAAAAAACGGTTATATTCTTTCACATGCCTCCGGAATTGCGGGTGTAGCAAAACGGTCATGCTCCAGCTTCCCAAGCTGGCGACGCCGGTTCGACTCCGGTCACCCGCTCCATTTTTCCCCTTCCCTGTGATCCGTTTCCGCAACGCAGCAGATGCCGATTCGTTTTTCGCGTGTGCGCCGGCGCGTTCACAATTAAAGCGGGAGCTGCGCATGGTCGGGAATTCTCTCCCCGCAGCCGCTCCTTCGCGGGGAAACATGGGTGCTTTCCGGTATTTCATTGCTGTCCTTGTCTTTGTGATACATTAGCCGGGCAGCGGATAAAAATCAAGAGCCCTCCGCCGTTTTTCCCGATTTTTGAGGAAACCGCCCGGACCGGACAACAGCTTCCGGGAAGCCGGCATTCCCCCGCCGGCCGCGTTTCACGAGCAGTATTGCGTTTAACGGGACTCATTCCGGCCGCCCCGGGCCGGCCGTGATATCCGTGCAGATAGTTAAGTCATCTGAAATAAAGATGATAGACCCCTCCCGGGCCGTTTGAGGCGAAAAAAACGGAATTTACAAAAATTCGGCATAAAAACTCTTGCATTTTCATTTTTCGGGGCTATAGTCATTGGTATGAGGAGAAGATCAGGGCCTGAACACTTCAGGTCCCATTCAGGTTTGGGCGGCGGGATGCGTCATCGACGCCGTTCAA is part of the Victivallis lenta genome and harbors:
- a CDS encoding ammonium transporter: MMHKLKTVSILALLGAAATLPAEEAAATAPATAAEALFYIDNLWVLIGGMLVFLMHLGFATVESGLCRAKNCTNILFKNTLVPAIGFITYAIMGFSLMYPGEAWQVGRVLGFAGFGMGADPDATIAQAMAYNGHFTYWSDFFFQGMFAATAATIVSGAVAERVKVSSFLIFTFFYVMFVYPVIGSWGWGGGWLADLNFHDFAGSTFVHSVGGWGALAGVLLLGPRIGKYVNGKAMPIMGHSMPLATIGVFCLWLGWFGFNGGSILSAEPTKISFVLVTTMFGASAGVIGALVCSSVLLHKPDLSMTLNGCLAGLVAITAGADCVSPTSAIIIGLVGGVIVVPSVLMFDKLQLDDPVGALSVHLVNGIWGTLAVGIFAFPDAGYSFLAQLTGVLAVGAVAFPSALLIFYAIRKTMGLRVSEEEELRGLDLGEHGMEAYPGFQFFSNQ
- a CDS encoding GNAT family N-acetyltransferase; the encoded protein is MMNSCDRRFMALALEQAEEAARAGEVPVGAVAVVGGKAVVSARNRVEERRSATAHAELELLHKLELLRGDWRMEDVTVYVTKEPCPMCAGALVNARVRRIVYGAADPRFGGCSVFGIPAHPGSLWKPEVTPEICAAEARNLLAAFFREARSAGRELPIRMRNGFDPEYAVQLNVLMREVFDFDFDFWFRRGMWSDKYESFSLIDAGRMVAHVGVSRMKLRVKGKEFFAIQLGGVATSPEARGQGYMRRLLGGVLRRYAETPVFLFANDSVSDFYPKFGFSAARTMRPVARLSIDNPFEPERCTPDAAAPLAGKRRFPSAVFDVLDCRELRCFHLFGGYADRLLRLGPGLAVAAEQCGDTLLLHELLCDRPVDWETLAARLPFRNIRRVEFGFPPDRLGVEFDWETPPEPEHLFLRGGWDLPENFCIPAFAVT